A genomic window from Gymnodinialimonas ceratoperidinii includes:
- the rpsG gene encoding 30S ribosomal protein S7, translating into MSRRHAAEKRQVLPDAKFGDMVLTKFMNNLMIDGKKSVAEKIVYNAFDRVEGKLKRAPVEVFHEALENIKPAVEVRSRRVGGATYQVPVDVRPERREALAIRWLINASRARNENTMEERLAGELVDAVNMRGSAVKKREDTHKMADANRAFSHYRW; encoded by the coding sequence ATGTCACGTCGTCACGCCGCCGAGAAACGCCAGGTCCTGCCCGACGCCAAGTTCGGCGATATGGTCCTGACCAAATTCATGAACAACCTGATGATCGACGGCAAGAAATCCGTCGCTGAGAAGATTGTTTACAACGCCTTTGACCGCGTCGAAGGCAAGCTCAAGCGCGCGCCCGTGGAAGTTTTCCACGAAGCGCTCGAAAACATCAAACCCGCCGTGGAAGTCCGCTCCCGCCGTGTGGGTGGTGCCACCTACCAGGTGCCCGTCGATGTGCGCCCCGAGCGTCGCGAAGCACTGGCCATCCGCTGGCTGATCAACGCTTCCCGCGCCCGTAACGAAAACACCATGGAAGAGCGTCTGGCCGGTGAGCTGGTGGATGCAGTCAACATGCGTGGTTCCGCCGTCAAGAAGCGCGAAGACACCCACAAGATGGCCGACGCCAACCGCGCGTTCAGCCACTACCGTTGGTAA
- the fusA gene encoding elongation factor G — translation MARDYPLERYRNFGIMAHIDAGKTTCSERILFYTGKSHNLGEVHDGAATMDWMEQEQERGITITSAATTTFWERTEDGETADTPKHRMNIIDTPGHVDFTIEVERSLAVLDGAVAVLDANAGVEPQTETVWRQADRYKVPRIVFVNKMDKIGADFFNCVHMIEDRTGATAVPVGIPIGAENELEGLIDLVTMEEWLWQGEDLGASWIKAPIRDSLKDMAQEWRAKMIENAVEMDDDAMEAYLEGEEPDVPTLRKLLRKGTLSLSFVPVLGGSAFKNKGVQPLLNAVIDYLPSPLDVVDYMGFKPGDETETRNIPRRADDDMPFSGLAFKIMNDPFVGSLTFVRVYSGQLRKGDSMINSTKGNTERVGRMMMMHSNNREEIEEAYAGDIIALGGLKNTTTGDTLCDKNDPVVLETMTFPDPVIEIAVEPKTKADQEKMAQALQRLSAEDPSFRVETDLESGQTIMRGMGELHLDILVDRMKREFKVEANIGAPQVAYRETIGHEVEHTYTHKKQSGGSGQYAEVKLLISPTEPGEGYSFESKIVGGAVPKEYIPGVEKGIKSVMDSGPLAGFPVIDFKVQLLDGKFHDVDSSVLAFEIAARMGMREGMRKAGAKLLEPIMKVEVITPEDYTGGIIGDLTSRRGQVQGQDTRGNAIAIDAFVPLANMFGYINTLRSMSSGRAQFSMQFDHYEPVPQNISDEIQAKYA, via the coding sequence ATGGCACGCGATTATCCCCTCGAGCGCTACCGGAACTTCGGAATCATGGCCCACATCGATGCGGGCAAGACCACCTGTTCCGAACGAATCCTGTTCTACACAGGTAAATCCCACAACCTCGGTGAGGTGCACGATGGTGCGGCCACGATGGACTGGATGGAGCAGGAGCAGGAGCGTGGCATCACGATTACCTCCGCTGCGACGACCACGTTCTGGGAGCGTACCGAAGACGGCGAGACCGCCGACACGCCCAAGCACCGCATGAACATCATCGACACCCCCGGCCACGTGGACTTCACCATTGAAGTCGAGCGTTCGCTGGCGGTTCTCGACGGCGCGGTTGCCGTGCTTGACGCCAACGCCGGTGTCGAGCCCCAGACCGAAACCGTCTGGCGCCAGGCCGACCGCTACAAGGTTCCGCGCATCGTGTTCGTCAACAAGATGGACAAGATCGGCGCCGACTTCTTCAACTGCGTCCACATGATCGAAGACCGCACCGGCGCGACCGCCGTTCCCGTCGGTATCCCGATCGGTGCCGAGAACGAGCTGGAAGGCCTGATCGACCTTGTCACCATGGAAGAGTGGCTGTGGCAGGGCGAAGACCTCGGCGCGTCCTGGATCAAGGCTCCGATCCGCGACAGCCTGAAGGACATGGCGCAGGAATGGCGCGCCAAGATGATCGAGAACGCCGTCGAAATGGACGACGACGCCATGGAAGCCTACCTCGAAGGCGAAGAGCCCGACGTGCCGACCCTGCGCAAATTGCTGCGCAAGGGCACGCTGTCGCTGTCCTTCGTACCGGTTCTGGGTGGCTCCGCGTTCAAGAACAAGGGCGTCCAGCCGCTGCTCAACGCCGTGATCGACTACCTGCCGAGCCCGCTCGACGTGGTCGACTACATGGGCTTCAAGCCCGGCGACGAGACCGAGACCCGCAACATCCCGCGCCGCGCGGATGACGACATGCCGTTCTCGGGCCTGGCGTTCAAGATCATGAACGACCCCTTCGTCGGCTCGCTGACCTTCGTGCGCGTTTACTCCGGTCAGCTCCGCAAGGGCGACAGCATGATCAACTCGACCAAGGGCAACACCGAGCGCGTTGGTCGGATGATGATGATGCACTCCAACAACCGCGAAGAGATCGAAGAGGCATATGCCGGCGACATCATCGCGTTGGGTGGTCTGAAGAACACCACGACCGGTGACACCCTCTGCGACAAGAATGATCCGGTGGTTCTGGAAACGATGACGTTCCCCGATCCGGTGATCGAGATTGCCGTCGAGCCGAAGACCAAGGCGGACCAGGAGAAAATGGCCCAGGCGCTGCAGCGTCTGTCCGCCGAAGACCCCTCCTTCCGTGTCGAGACCGACCTGGAATCCGGCCAGACCATCATGCGTGGCATGGGCGAACTCCACCTCGACATTCTCGTCGACCGCATGAAGCGCGAGTTCAAGGTCGAGGCCAACATCGGTGCGCCGCAGGTGGCTTACCGTGAGACCATCGGTCACGAAGTCGAGCACACCTACACCCACAAGAAACAGTCGGGTGGTTCGGGTCAGTACGCTGAAGTCAAACTGCTCATCTCCCCCACGGAGCCGGGCGAAGGCTACTCGTTCGAGTCCAAGATCGTTGGTGGTGCGGTTCCGAAGGAATACATCCCCGGCGTCGAGAAGGGCATCAAGTCCGTCATGGACAGTGGTCCGCTCGCGGGCTTCCCCGTGATCGACTTCAAGGTTCAGCTGCTGGACGGTAAGTTCCACGACGTTGACTCCTCGGTCCTCGCATTCGAAATCGCGGCCCGCATGGGCATGCGTGAAGGGATGCGGAAGGCCGGCGCGAAGCTGCTCGAGCCGATCATGAAGGTCGAGGTCATCACGCCGGAAGATTACACCGGTGGCATCATCGGTGACCTGACGTCCCGTCGGGGCCAGGTGCAGGGTCAGGATACGCGCGGCAACGCCATCGCGATCGACGCCTTCGTGCCG
- a CDS encoding putative rhamnosyl transferase → MAEGVQVQGLCRFSFPCTGGFKKYHESLEERRAALYAPDRLDQRTLWFEHVFLPPLRAQTDKDFTLHLLMGEDLPKPWRDRVEAAIADVPQIQPHWREPGDHRAICRDVLWGGREATRTVVAEFRLDDDDAVAIDYVQQLRRGWGKVARLANFHGRVALDHGKGMVLEAQPDGGLKPHVLNTHCWSAGLAIFLKPEDEAIVMDFPHHKIWARVPFVNLTDSVMFIRGDHAHNDARTPFGAGQPVPIPPEEIAPLLQRRFAIDLPAFEAAWRSLVA, encoded by the coding sequence ATGGCTGAGGGGGTTCAGGTCCAAGGGCTCTGCCGCTTCTCCTTTCCCTGCACCGGCGGCTTCAAGAAGTATCACGAAAGCCTCGAGGAACGCCGCGCCGCGCTCTATGCGCCGGATCGGCTGGACCAGCGGACGCTCTGGTTCGAGCATGTGTTCCTCCCCCCGCTCCGCGCGCAGACCGACAAGGATTTCACCCTGCATCTTCTGATGGGAGAAGACCTTCCCAAGCCCTGGCGCGACCGGGTCGAGGCGGCGATTGCCGATGTGCCACAGATCCAACCCCATTGGCGCGAGCCGGGGGATCACCGGGCGATCTGCCGCGATGTGCTCTGGGGCGGACGAGAGGCCACCCGCACGGTGGTCGCGGAGTTCCGGCTGGATGACGATGACGCCGTGGCGATAGATTACGTGCAGCAGTTGCGCCGCGGGTGGGGCAAGGTGGCTCGGCTGGCGAATTTCCATGGCCGGGTGGCGCTGGATCACGGCAAGGGCATGGTGCTGGAAGCGCAGCCGGATGGCGGCCTCAAGCCCCATGTGCTCAACACCCATTGCTGGTCGGCAGGGCTCGCGATCTTCCTGAAGCCCGAGGATGAGGCCATCGTCATGGACTTCCCGCACCACAAGATCTGGGCGCGGGTGCCCTTCGTGAACCTCACCGACAGCGTGATGTTCATCCGCGGCGATCACGCCCATAACGACGCCCGCACGCCCTTCGGGGCAGGGCAGCCGGTGCCGATCCCGCCGGAAGAGATCGCGCCGCTGCTTCAACGTCGCTTTGCCATTGATCTTCCAGCATTTGAGGCCGCGTGGCGCAGCCTTGTCGCGTGA
- the rpsL gene encoding 30S ribosomal protein S12, with the protein MPTIQQLIRKPRQPKVKRSKSQHMEGCPQKRGVCTRVYTTTPKKPNSAMRKVAKVRLTNGYEVISYIPGESHNLQEHSVVLIRGGRVKDLPGVRYHILRGVLDTQGVKDRRQRRSKYGAKRPK; encoded by the coding sequence ATGCCAACGATTCAGCAGCTGATCCGCAAGCCGCGGCAGCCTAAAGTAAAACGCTCCAAGTCTCAGCACATGGAAGGCTGCCCGCAGAAGCGCGGCGTCTGCACACGCGTTTATACCACCACGCCGAAGAAGCCGAACTCGGCCATGCGGAAAGTCGCCAAGGTGCGTCTGACCAACGGTTACGAGGTCATCAGCTACATCCCCGGTGAAAGCCACAACCTTCAGGAGCACTCCGTGGTCCTGATCCGCGGCGGTCGTGTAAAAGACCTTCCCGGTGTGCGTTACCACATCCTGCGCGGTGTACTCGATACGCAAGGCGTCAAAGACCGTCGCCAGCGTCGTTCGAAGTACGGCGCCAAGCGCCCCAAATAA
- a CDS encoding DMT family transporter, translating into MTPNLKGSLLMMGSMAAFTLNDVVVKLLADELPLFQIVFLRGLLTTLLLTLTVAAFGKLSFHVPRPDRGKVALRTLFEIVAMVTFLTALINMQIANATAILSALPLAVTLGAALMFKEQVGWRRLSAICVGAFGVLLIVQPGAEGFNSYSLLALVTVVLVAGRDLVTRSFSPELPSMTVAVITAAAICVFGGVMMVTEEWVPLQADHAALLALAAFFIIGGYVFSILVMRVGEVAVTAPFRYSSLVFALVMGWLVFAELPNALALTGAVIVVVMGVFTLIRERQVKHG; encoded by the coding sequence ATGACGCCGAACCTCAAGGGCTCCCTCCTGATGATGGGCTCGATGGCGGCATTCACCCTCAACGATGTGGTGGTGAAGCTTCTGGCCGATGAGTTACCGTTGTTTCAGATCGTCTTTCTGCGGGGTCTGCTGACGACCCTTCTGCTGACCCTCACGGTGGCGGCATTCGGCAAGTTGAGCTTCCACGTCCCGCGCCCGGATCGGGGCAAGGTCGCACTGCGCACCCTGTTCGAGATCGTCGCGATGGTCACTTTCCTGACCGCCTTGATCAACATGCAGATCGCCAATGCGACCGCCATCCTCTCGGCGCTTCCGCTGGCCGTGACCCTCGGCGCGGCACTGATGTTCAAGGAGCAGGTCGGCTGGCGCCGGTTGAGCGCGATCTGTGTCGGCGCCTTCGGTGTGCTGTTGATCGTGCAGCCGGGCGCGGAGGGGTTCAACAGCTACTCCCTGCTGGCGCTGGTCACGGTGGTGCTGGTCGCCGGCCGCGACCTCGTGACCCGCAGTTTCTCACCGGAGTTGCCGTCGATGACTGTCGCCGTCATCACCGCCGCCGCGATCTGCGTCTTCGGCGGCGTGATGATGGTGACCGAGGAATGGGTGCCCCTGCAGGCGGACCACGCAGCGCTGCTGGCGCTTGCCGCCTTTTTCATCATCGGCGGCTACGTCTTCTCGATCCTCGTGATGCGGGTGGGCGAGGTCGCCGTCACCGCGCCCTTCCGCTACAGTTCTCTCGTATTCGCGCTGGTCATGGGCTGGCTCGTCTTTGCCGAGCTTCCCAATGCCCTCGCGCTGACCGGGGCCGTGATCGTGGTGGTGATGGGGGTCTTCACCCTGATCCGGGAAAGGCAGGTGAAACATGGCTGA